In Streptomyces sp. NBC_01439, the following are encoded in one genomic region:
- a CDS encoding SPFH domain-containing protein: MTEVTMFPTRTTSTTGTLRVPPLGAPVAVRAADPAPVPEPAPAPAPVSVPAPEPAAPVAARPVWAADPTPVPEPTPVPARGLESAVPVAARPVWAAEPTPVPEPVRATVAVAVAAPRDAAPQGPPPAPTGGPAASEPAGAAETSFGWAAARATRPAPELPYGWEVPAARAHPYDEGGQGVAGLDIPHPQDAEVPVGPATLRLRTAEAGMDTEFTAEAEAEAEAAPEAKAAPAPATETEPEATPEPVAEFEPEPGPEFAFEFEPEPGPKAGAEPESEPESLAAPEPVDAAPPPHSGIPGPGPVEIVAQAVARGLGEAGAAPELPRSGAHRGTSVTEVPVHLPFQSTQQQPAVHVPAPQATAPAPQAPRPAPGRRVPRGDDRLREHRGPVLPGWVGVIVGGTALAGCAAVLWRAGVVPAAFVAAFGAAPRAYHGLRATHWPPLAFLGIVALVSLGGLGRARAGHAWVLTLFGRYRGTVRRTGLTWVSPLLLRRRVDVRLRHWRSDPMPAVDAGGLALQVVVQVVWQVKDTARATLAVEDHTEYLAEQVESAMARVLSQLPADAFHEDAPTLRDAEAVGDALTRMLAAETEAVGIEVFSAQPTRIEYAAEVAEAMRRRRVAAIDAKHRDTVLSSVVDAVDDTVHRLTSRGLVELDDYERKALVKDLTVAFYTGRSE; encoded by the coding sequence ATGACGGAGGTAACGATGTTCCCCACGCGCACCACCTCGACGACGGGCACCCTCCGAGTGCCGCCGCTTGGCGCCCCGGTGGCGGTCCGCGCGGCGGATCCCGCCCCCGTGCCGGAGCCCGCACCCGCCCCCGCGCCCGTTTCCGTGCCCGCCCCCGAGCCCGCCGCCCCGGTGGCAGCTCGCCCGGTGTGGGCCGCGGACCCGACGCCCGTGCCCGAGCCGACGCCCGTGCCCGCCCGCGGCCTTGAGTCCGCCGTCCCGGTGGCAGCCCGCCCGGTGTGGGCCGCGGAGCCGACGCCCGTGCCGGAACCGGTGCGCGCGACCGTCGCCGTCGCCGTCGCGGCGCCGCGCGACGCCGCCCCGCAGGGCCCGCCGCCCGCCCCGACGGGCGGCCCCGCCGCGTCGGAGCCCGCCGGCGCCGCCGAGACCTCGTTCGGCTGGGCCGCGGCGCGGGCCACCCGCCCGGCGCCCGAGCTGCCGTACGGGTGGGAGGTGCCGGCGGCCCGGGCCCACCCGTACGACGAGGGGGGCCAGGGCGTCGCCGGCCTCGACATCCCGCACCCGCAGGACGCGGAGGTCCCCGTCGGGCCGGCCACCCTGCGCCTGCGGACCGCCGAGGCCGGCATGGACACCGAGTTCACGGCCGAGGCCGAGGCCGAGGCCGAAGCCGCGCCCGAAGCCAAGGCTGCGCCCGCGCCCGCAACCGAAACCGAGCCCGAGGCCACGCCCGAACCAGTGGCCGAGTTCGAGCCGGAGCCCGGGCCGGAGTTCGCGTTCGAGTTCGAGCCGGAGCCCGGGCCGAAGGCCGGGGCGGAGCCCGAATCCGAGCCCGAGTCCCTCGCCGCTCCCGAACCCGTGGACGCGGCGCCACCGCCGCACTCCGGCATCCCCGGACCCGGACCGGTCGAGATCGTCGCCCAGGCGGTGGCCCGCGGCCTGGGCGAGGCCGGGGCGGCCCCGGAGCTCCCGCGCTCCGGAGCCCACCGGGGTACCTCGGTCACCGAGGTGCCGGTACACCTCCCGTTCCAGAGCACGCAGCAGCAGCCAGCCGTACACGTACCCGCGCCGCAGGCCACCGCACCCGCGCCGCAGGCACCCCGCCCCGCCCCCGGCCGCCGGGTCCCCCGCGGTGACGACCGGCTCCGGGAGCACAGGGGCCCGGTGCTGCCCGGCTGGGTCGGCGTGATCGTCGGCGGGACGGCCCTCGCCGGTTGCGCGGCCGTGCTCTGGCGGGCCGGGGTCGTCCCCGCCGCCTTCGTCGCCGCCTTCGGCGCGGCCCCCCGCGCCTACCACGGCCTGCGCGCCACCCACTGGCCGCCGCTCGCCTTCCTCGGGATCGTCGCCCTCGTGTCGCTCGGCGGACTCGGTCGGGCCCGCGCCGGCCACGCCTGGGTGCTCACCCTCTTCGGCCGCTACCGCGGCACGGTCCGGCGTACCGGCCTGACCTGGGTGAGCCCCCTGCTGCTGCGCCGCCGGGTCGACGTGCGCCTGCGCCACTGGCGCAGCGACCCGATGCCCGCCGTGGACGCCGGCGGCCTCGCCCTCCAGGTCGTCGTCCAGGTCGTCTGGCAGGTCAAGGACACCGCACGCGCCACCCTCGCCGTCGAGGACCACACGGAGTACCTCGCCGAGCAGGTCGAATCGGCCATGGCCCGCGTGCTGTCGCAGCTGCCCGCAGACGCCTTCCACGAGGACGCCCCGACCCTGCGCGACGCCGAGGCCGTCGGTGACGCGCTGACCCGGATGCTCGCGGCCGAGACCGAGGCGGTCGGGATCGAGGTGTTCTCGGCCCAGCCGACACGGATCGAGTACGCGGCCGAGGTGGCCGAGGCCATGCGCCGCCGCCGGGTCGCGGCGATCGACGCCAAACACCGGGACACCGTACTGAGCTCGGTCGTGGACGCCGTCGACGACACCGTCCACCGGCTGACCTCGCGCGGGCTGGTCGAGCTCGACGACTACGAGCGCAAGGCGCTGGTGAAGGACCTCACGGTCGCCTTCTACACGGGACGCTCCGAGTAG
- a CDS encoding lytic polysaccharide monooxygenase auxiliary activity family 9 protein: MPKRAGIAALGLGLVAGITLVGAPAASSHGYTDTPISRQKLCANRTVTNCGAIQWEPQSVEGFKGFPAAGPADGKICSGGLSQFSELDDPRGGAWPTTKVTSGQSYSFRWQFTANHSTTDIKYYVTKNGWTGTKALTRADLEPQPFLAVAYNGARPAMTTVHQGVLPSGKTGRHLILAVWTVNDTPMAFYACSDVQF; the protein is encoded by the coding sequence ATGCCCAAACGGGCCGGCATCGCCGCGCTCGGCCTCGGCCTCGTCGCCGGAATCACCCTCGTCGGCGCCCCCGCCGCCAGTAGCCACGGCTACACCGACACCCCGATCAGCCGCCAGAAGCTCTGCGCCAACCGCACCGTTACCAACTGCGGTGCGATCCAGTGGGAGCCGCAGAGCGTCGAGGGCTTCAAGGGGTTCCCGGCCGCCGGTCCCGCCGACGGCAAGATATGTTCCGGCGGACTCTCCCAGTTCTCCGAGCTCGACGACCCGCGCGGCGGCGCCTGGCCCACCACCAAGGTGACCAGCGGGCAGAGCTACTCTTTCCGGTGGCAGTTCACCGCCAACCACTCCACCACCGACATCAAGTACTACGTCACCAAGAACGGCTGGACCGGCACCAAGGCCCTCACCCGCGCCGACCTCGAACCCCAGCCCTTCCTCGCGGTCGCCTACAACGGCGCCCGCCCCGCCATGACCACCGTCCACCAGGGAGTCTTGCCGAGCGGCAAGACGGGCCGGCACCTGATCCTGGCCGTCTGGACCGTCAACGACACCCCGATGGCCTTCTACGCCTGCTCCGACGTTCAATTCTGA
- a CDS encoding AMP-binding protein, which yields MRTTPAPETVAELIARQWGDHRPGLKHENGVLTHHRTAQEAAARAALLVDLMPAEAEPHLGVLLDNTPEFPFWLGAAALAGAAVAGINPTRRGPELARDILHTDCRILITERAHLPLLRGLDLPGVRVLVTGTEEYEALLAPYAAAKPGEAALRAPAPDSRLLLYFTSGSTGAPKAAICSQGRLAAAGAALARQFTVTPDDVHYICMPLFHGNAVIADWLPALVGGAPVALRRRFSASAFLDDVRAYGATYFTYVGRAVQYLLATEPRPDDRAHTLRLGFGTEAGAVDAARFAERFGVRLVEGYGATEGGASVQRTPDTPPGALGRAGAGDDLAVIDPETGVECPPAVLDPDGRLLGGSAAIGELVNRGRSLFEGYWRNPDAEADRTRDGWYWTGDLFFRDGAGFLYFAGRTDDRLRVDSENLAAAVIENILARWTDAAAVAVYAVPDEVAGDQVMAALALREGAAFDPSAFETFLSSQPDLGTKMAPRYVRIVEAMPTTATNKIHRVSLRREGFQCEDPVWHRSPAGSYRRLDAAALTALMAEYESHGRSDLLTH from the coding sequence ATGCGGACGACGCCTGCACCCGAAACCGTCGCGGAGCTCATAGCGCGCCAATGGGGCGACCACCGGCCCGGGCTGAAGCACGAGAACGGTGTCCTCACCCACCACCGGACCGCCCAGGAGGCCGCCGCGCGCGCCGCGCTCCTCGTCGACCTCATGCCCGCGGAGGCCGAGCCGCACCTCGGGGTCCTGCTCGACAACACCCCCGAGTTCCCGTTCTGGCTCGGCGCGGCGGCCCTCGCCGGGGCCGCCGTCGCCGGGATCAACCCCACCAGGCGCGGCCCCGAGCTCGCCCGCGACATCCTGCACACCGACTGCCGGATCCTGATCACCGAGCGCGCCCACCTGCCGCTGCTGCGCGGCCTCGACCTGCCCGGCGTACGCGTCCTGGTCACCGGCACGGAGGAGTACGAGGCCCTGCTCGCCCCGTATGCCGCCGCCAAGCCCGGCGAAGCCGCGCTGCGCGCCCCCGCCCCCGACTCCCGCCTCCTCCTCTACTTCACCTCCGGCTCCACCGGCGCCCCCAAGGCCGCCATCTGCAGCCAGGGCCGGCTCGCGGCCGCCGGAGCGGCGCTGGCCCGCCAGTTCACCGTCACCCCGGACGACGTCCACTACATCTGCATGCCGCTCTTCCACGGCAACGCCGTCATCGCCGACTGGCTGCCGGCGCTCGTCGGCGGGGCCCCGGTGGCGCTGCGCCGCCGCTTCTCGGCCTCCGCGTTCCTGGACGACGTACGGGCGTACGGGGCCACGTACTTCACCTACGTCGGGCGGGCGGTCCAGTACCTCCTGGCCACCGAACCCCGCCCCGACGACCGCGCCCACACCCTGCGCCTCGGCTTCGGCACCGAAGCCGGGGCGGTGGACGCGGCCCGCTTCGCCGAACGGTTCGGGGTCCGGCTGGTGGAGGGCTACGGAGCCACCGAGGGCGGCGCCTCCGTCCAACGCACCCCGGACACCCCGCCGGGCGCCCTGGGTCGGGCGGGCGCGGGCGACGACCTGGCGGTGATCGACCCGGAGACGGGCGTCGAATGCCCGCCCGCGGTCCTCGACCCGGACGGCCGCCTCCTGGGCGGTTCGGCGGCGATCGGCGAACTGGTCAACCGCGGCCGCAGCCTGTTCGAGGGCTACTGGCGCAACCCGGACGCGGAGGCCGACCGCACCCGCGACGGCTGGTACTGGACGGGCGACCTCTTCTTCCGCGACGGAGCGGGCTTCCTCTACTTCGCGGGCCGCACCGACGACCGGCTCCGCGTCGACAGCGAGAACCTCGCCGCGGCGGTGATCGAGAACATCCTGGCCCGCTGGACGGACGCGGCGGCGGTCGCCGTCTACGCCGTCCCCGACGAGGTGGCGGGGGACCAGGTCATGGCGGCCCTCGCCCTCCGGGAGGGCGCGGCCTTCGACCCGTCCGCCTTCGAGACCTTCCTCTCCAGCCAGCCGGACCTCGGCACGAAGATGGCCCCGCGCTACGTCCGCATCGTCGAGGCCATGCCGACCACGGCGACGAACAAGATCCACCGCGTCTCCCTCCGCCGCGAGGGCTTCCAATGCGAAGACCCCGTCTGGCACCGCTCCCCGGCCGGGAGCTACCGCCGCCTGGACGCGGCCGCCCTGACCGCACTCATGGCGGAGTACGAGTCGCACGGCCGGTCCGACCTACTGACCCACTGA
- a CDS encoding sensor histidine kinase — translation MDDHPRTPWPALARGRYLRSAWPWRAAGYLAGGALAGIPLLLVLVLLTAAGAALSPFLVGLPLLALLGLVGVPTGAVERRRLGLVDRGPAGTPHRTPAEPGLLAWARLRYREQATWRELAYAVLHGLLLWWVDLAAVAALLGLPLFLVTTPLQLALAADGEVKVVKLWLITSYPPAFAIAAAGAVLLPALLLPLGALAGARAALTRALLAPRERELQGLLAEVTRSRARLVDAFEAERRRIERDLHDGAQQRLVALAMTLGLARLDAPPGPLADRLRAAHDEAGKVLAELRELIHGIHPQVLTDYGLTGALADVAERSAVPVDADLSTGLPRLPESVEAAAYFGVCEALANIGKHSGAARAAVTARHTGAALLIDVTDDGRGGADAAAGSGLTGLADRIAVLDGTLTITSPPGGPTVLSLEIPCPVSP, via the coding sequence ATGGACGATCACCCGCGTACCCCCTGGCCCGCCCTGGCCCGCGGCCGGTACCTCCGTTCCGCCTGGCCCTGGCGGGCCGCCGGGTACCTCGCCGGGGGCGCCCTCGCCGGGATCCCCCTGCTCCTCGTCCTCGTCCTCCTCACCGCGGCCGGCGCCGCGCTCAGCCCCTTCCTCGTCGGCCTGCCGCTGCTCGCCCTGCTCGGGCTCGTCGGCGTACCGACCGGCGCCGTCGAGCGCCGCCGGCTGGGCCTCGTCGACCGCGGCCCCGCCGGCACCCCCCACCGCACGCCGGCCGAACCCGGCCTCCTCGCCTGGGCCAGGCTGCGCTACCGCGAGCAGGCCACCTGGCGCGAGCTCGCCTACGCCGTCCTGCACGGCCTCCTCCTCTGGTGGGTCGACCTCGCCGCCGTCGCGGCCCTGCTCGGCCTGCCGCTGTTCCTGGTCACCACCCCGCTCCAGCTGGCCCTCGCCGCTGACGGCGAGGTCAAGGTGGTCAAGCTGTGGCTGATCACCTCCTACCCGCCCGCCTTCGCGATCGCCGCCGCCGGGGCCGTGCTGCTCCCCGCCCTCCTCCTTCCGCTCGGCGCCCTCGCCGGGGCCCGCGCCGCCCTCACCCGCGCCCTGCTCGCGCCCCGCGAGCGCGAGCTCCAGGGCCTGCTCGCCGAGGTCACCCGCTCCCGGGCCCGGCTCGTCGACGCCTTCGAGGCCGAGCGCCGCCGGATCGAGCGCGACCTCCACGACGGCGCCCAGCAGCGGCTCGTCGCCCTCGCCATGACCCTCGGCCTGGCCCGCCTCGACGCACCCCCGGGCCCGCTCGCCGACCGGCTACGGGCCGCCCACGACGAGGCCGGCAAGGTCCTCGCAGAACTGCGCGAGCTGATCCACGGCATCCATCCGCAGGTCCTCACCGACTACGGCCTCACCGGGGCCCTCGCCGACGTCGCCGAGCGTTCCGCCGTCCCCGTGGACGCCGATCTGAGCACCGGCCTGCCGCGCCTCCCGGAGTCCGTCGAGGCCGCCGCCTACTTCGGGGTCTGCGAGGCCCTCGCCAACATCGGCAAGCACAGCGGCGCGGCCCGCGCCGCCGTCACCGCCCGGCACACCGGCGCCGCGCTGCTCATAGACGTCACCGACGACGGCCGCGGCGGCGCGGATGCGGCCGCCGGGTCCGGGCTCACCGGATTGGCCGACCGGATCGCGGTCCTCGATGGCACACTGACGATCACCAGCCCGCCCGGCGGCCCCACCGTTCTGAGCCTGGAGATCCCTTGTCCGGTGAGCCCTTGA
- a CDS encoding response regulator transcription factor, with amino-acid sequence MSGEPLKIVLAEDGVLLREGLVGLLTRFGHRVAAAVGDADELRRAVAVHDPDVVVTDVRMPPGLADDGLRAAVELRAARPTLPVLVLSQYVQRSYAADLLDSGDGGGVGYLLKDRVGQVEQFLDAVVTVAAGGTVVDPEVVRQLLRRRRDPLAALTPREREVLGLVAEGKSNGAVARELVVSEAAVGKHIGNILGKLDLPPAEDTHRRVLAVLAYLRG; translated from the coding sequence TTGTCCGGTGAGCCCTTGAAGATCGTCCTCGCCGAGGACGGGGTCCTGCTGCGCGAAGGGCTCGTCGGCCTGCTGACGCGTTTCGGCCACCGGGTGGCGGCGGCCGTCGGGGACGCGGACGAGCTCCGTCGCGCCGTGGCCGTCCACGACCCGGACGTCGTCGTGACCGACGTACGGATGCCCCCGGGCCTGGCCGACGACGGACTGCGCGCCGCCGTGGAGCTCCGGGCCGCGCGCCCGACCCTGCCGGTGCTGGTGCTCAGCCAGTACGTGCAGCGCTCGTACGCCGCCGACCTGCTGGATTCCGGGGACGGCGGCGGCGTCGGCTACCTGCTGAAGGACCGGGTCGGGCAGGTGGAGCAGTTCCTCGACGCGGTGGTGACGGTGGCCGCCGGCGGCACGGTGGTGGACCCGGAGGTCGTGCGCCAGCTCCTGCGCCGGCGGCGCGACCCGCTGGCCGCGCTGACCCCGCGGGAACGGGAGGTCCTGGGCCTGGTGGCGGAGGGGAAGTCGAACGGCGCCGTGGCCCGGGAGCTGGTGGTGTCCGAGGCGGCCGTCGGCAAGCACATCGGGAACATCCTGGGAAAGCTCGACCTGCCGCCCGCGGAGGACACCCACCGCCGGGTCCTGGCGGTCCTCGCCTACCTCCGCGGCTAA
- a CDS encoding IclR family transcriptional regulator, producing the protein MALKPEPTAPFHSVQYALRVLETIARHTGGVTDVQIARETGLPAAHLAPMLLMLRREGYVLQVSDGAYAIGDSLVLLGSGIDRQQALTDKLQETLDRLRDSVGAAVYISRYVDGEVRITQFADSPRTPKVHEWVDFRSAAHASAVGKCLLTQLDLNGRRDHLSRHKIARLTSKTIVNERILFSKLDAQPATVPMLDLQEYAVGTVCAAVPITAGASVGCLALSMPVEHAHRLRAAADTLNRKAAPLLLSLTL; encoded by the coding sequence GTGGCGCTGAAGCCCGAGCCGACCGCGCCGTTCCACTCGGTGCAGTACGCACTACGCGTACTCGAAACGATCGCACGTCACACCGGTGGTGTGACGGACGTGCAGATCGCGCGTGAGACCGGCCTGCCCGCAGCCCATCTCGCTCCTATGCTGCTGATGCTGCGCCGCGAGGGATACGTCCTGCAGGTGTCCGACGGCGCTTACGCCATAGGGGATTCCCTCGTCCTGCTCGGCTCCGGCATCGACCGGCAGCAAGCGCTCACCGACAAGCTCCAGGAGACCCTGGACCGACTGCGCGACTCGGTCGGCGCGGCCGTCTACATCAGCCGGTACGTGGACGGCGAGGTCAGGATCACGCAGTTCGCGGACAGTCCCCGCACGCCGAAGGTGCACGAGTGGGTCGACTTCCGCTCCGCAGCGCACGCCAGTGCGGTCGGCAAGTGTCTGCTGACGCAGCTCGACCTGAACGGGCGGCGCGACCACCTGTCCCGCCACAAGATCGCCCGGCTCACGTCGAAGACGATCGTGAACGAGCGGATCCTGTTCTCCAAGCTGGACGCCCAGCCGGCCACCGTGCCCATGCTGGACCTGCAGGAATACGCCGTGGGTACGGTCTGTGCGGCGGTCCCGATCACGGCCGGCGCCTCGGTGGGCTGTCTGGCCCTGTCGATGCCGGTCGAGCACGCACACCGGCTGCGCGCCGCGGCGGACACCTTGAACCGGAAGGCCGCACCTCTGCTGCTGTCGCTCACGCTCTAG
- a CDS encoding LLM class flavin-dependent oxidoreductase: MSDAGDDVRAHVRAGAAENRNASGIRATAHGRATVPLSVLDLVTVGAGSTAHASLRTSVEIARLAESRGYHRHWVAEHHSMPGVASSSPAVILAHLAAHTSRIRLGSGGVMLPNHAPLAVAEQFGTLEALAPGRIDLGLGRAPGTDGRTALALRGPGRLDEAADEFPRQLAELTRFLDDDFPDGHPYARVHAVPGPVQGPAGRPPLWLLGSSGFSARLAGELGLPFAYAHHFSAAGTLPALDLYRQSFRPSAVLDAPYAVIGVSALAADTDAAARAQVLTGALSMLRLRTGRPGLIPTPEEAAAYAFSPLEREFVDSWLANVVHGTPDEVRTGLDDLAKRTGADELMLTTNAHSGAARLRSYELVADVYGMPVEVPAAD; the protein is encoded by the coding sequence ATGAGTGACGCAGGGGACGACGTACGGGCCCACGTGAGGGCGGGCGCGGCGGAGAACCGGAACGCGAGCGGGATCCGCGCCACCGCGCACGGCCGGGCGACCGTACCGCTCTCCGTCCTGGACCTCGTCACCGTCGGCGCGGGCAGCACCGCCCACGCCTCCCTCCGTACGAGCGTCGAGATCGCCCGCCTCGCCGAATCCCGCGGCTACCACCGCCACTGGGTCGCCGAACACCACTCCATGCCCGGCGTCGCCAGCTCCTCGCCCGCCGTGATCCTGGCCCACCTCGCCGCGCACACCTCCCGCATCCGGCTCGGTTCCGGCGGGGTCATGCTGCCCAACCACGCCCCGCTCGCCGTCGCCGAGCAGTTCGGCACCCTGGAGGCGCTCGCCCCGGGCCGGATCGACCTCGGACTCGGCCGCGCCCCGGGCACCGACGGCCGCACCGCCCTCGCACTGCGCGGACCGGGCCGCCTCGACGAGGCCGCCGACGAGTTCCCGCGGCAGCTCGCGGAGCTCACCCGCTTCCTCGACGACGACTTCCCCGACGGGCACCCGTACGCCCGCGTGCACGCCGTACCCGGCCCGGTCCAGGGCCCCGCCGGCCGGCCGCCGCTGTGGCTGCTCGGCTCCTCCGGCTTCAGCGCCCGCCTCGCCGGCGAGCTCGGCCTGCCCTTCGCCTACGCCCACCACTTCTCGGCGGCCGGCACCCTGCCCGCGCTCGACCTCTACCGCCAGAGCTTCCGCCCCTCGGCCGTCCTCGACGCGCCCTACGCCGTCATCGGGGTCTCCGCGCTCGCCGCCGACACCGACGCGGCGGCCCGCGCCCAGGTGCTCACGGGCGCGCTGTCGATGCTGCGCCTGCGCACCGGACGGCCCGGCCTGATCCCGACGCCCGAAGAGGCGGCGGCGTACGCGTTCTCCCCGCTGGAGCGGGAGTTCGTCGACAGCTGGCTCGCGAACGTCGTCCACGGCACCCCCGACGAGGTCCGCACCGGGCTCGACGACCTGGCCAAGCGAACGGGTGCGGACGAGCTGATGCTGACCACCAACGCCCACAGCGGGGCCGCCCGGTTGCGCTCGTACGAGCTCGTCGCAGACGTGTACGGGATGCCGGTGGAGGTACCCGCCGCCGATTGA